From Methanococcus maripaludis, the proteins below share one genomic window:
- a CDS encoding 50S ribosomal protein L11 has translation MAEQVVEILVSGGKATAGPPLGPAIGPLGVNIMQVVQKINNMTKDYEGMSVPVKVIVDTDKRTFEVEVGIPPASALIKKEIGIEKGSQEPKHQVAGNITMEQIVKIAKMKQDAMLAYNLKNASKEVVGTCVSVGISVEGMTPSEAQKAIDAGQFDSYFN, from the coding sequence ATGGCAGAACAAGTAGTAGAGATACTCGTATCTGGTGGGAAAGCAACAGCAGGACCTCCTTTAGGTCCAGCAATCGGTCCTTTGGGCGTAAACATCATGCAAGTTGTTCAAAAAATTAACAACATGACAAAAGACTACGAAGGAATGAGCGTTCCTGTTAAAGTTATTGTTGATACCGATAAAAGGACATTTGAAGTTGAAGTAGGTATTCCTCCTGCATCAGCATTAATTAAAAAAGAAATTGGAATTGAAAAAGGATCACAGGAACCAAAACACCAGGTTGCAGGAAATATAACAATGGAACAAATTGTTAAAATTGCAAAAATGAAACAAGATGCAATGTTAGCTTACAACTTGAAAAATGCTTCAAAAGAAGTTGTTGGAACGTGTGTGTCAGTTGGAATAAGTGTGGAAGGAATGACTCCAAGTGAAGCACAAAAAGCAATTGATGCAGGACAATTTGACAGCTACTTTAACTAA
- a CDS encoding DNA topoisomerase IV subunit A: MITSEERNLAAKKLLKLANGMYEDIIRGKRPKLTFPIRSLANAKFDVEKGTFAILGKEKDRMLTVNQAKIFAQTIKMMEFSKGLLDTNDFSTLREAYYVSKNWGEARFDDQQPSNGVIEDIEAASEFLREDLGFIPEEDGAAVIGPLRIVDRTAEGDEIKIDCTKLGSGAYSIPNDVTKLEFETKADFILAIETAGMFARLNAEGFWKKHNCILISLKGVPARATRRFIKRLNEEYKLPILVFTDGDPYGYLNIYRTLKVGSGKAVHLADKLAVPEARLIGVTPQDIVDYELPTHPLKDHDIKRLKDGLKNDDFVKSFPQWQNALVQMADSKVRAEQQSLAKYGLKYVVEEYLPAKVEDSSTWLP; this comes from the coding sequence GTGATAACCTCAGAAGAGAGAAATTTAGCGGCCAAAAAATTACTAAAACTTGCTAATGGCATGTATGAAGATATCATACGAGGAAAAAGACCAAAACTCACCTTCCCAATAAGAAGCCTTGCCAATGCAAAATTTGATGTCGAAAAAGGAACTTTTGCGATACTTGGAAAAGAAAAAGATAGGATGTTAACGGTAAATCAGGCAAAAATATTTGCTCAGACTATCAAAATGATGGAATTTTCAAAAGGACTGCTTGATACAAACGATTTCTCAACTCTGAGAGAAGCATATTATGTTTCCAAAAACTGGGGTGAAGCAAGATTTGATGACCAGCAACCTTCAAACGGAGTTATTGAAGATATTGAAGCTGCTTCAGAATTTTTAAGAGAAGATTTAGGATTTATTCCTGAAGAAGATGGTGCAGCAGTTATCGGACCGTTAAGAATTGTTGACAGGACTGCTGAAGGAGACGAAATTAAAATTGACTGTACAAAACTTGGAAGTGGTGCATACAGCATCCCTAATGATGTTACGAAATTGGAATTTGAAACAAAAGCAGATTTTATTTTGGCAATCGAAACTGCGGGTATGTTTGCAAGGTTAAATGCAGAAGGATTCTGGAAAAAACACAACTGTATTTTAATCTCTTTAAAAGGGGTTCCTGCAAGGGCAACTAGAAGGTTTATCAAAAGATTAAATGAAGAATATAAATTACCGATTTTAGTATTCACGGATGGTGACCCTTACGGATACTTAAACATCTACAGGACGTTAAAGGTAGGAAGTGGTAAGGCAGTTCACTTAGCAGACAAATTGGCAGTGCCTGAAGCCAGACTTATTGGAGTAACGCCTCAGGATATTGTTGACTACGAACTTCCAACGCACCCCCTAAAAGATCACGACATAAAAAGATTAAAAGATGGTTTGAAAAACGATGATTTCGTTAAATCATTCCCTCAATGGCAAAATGCGCTTGTTCAAATGGCAGACAGTAAAGTAAGGGCAGAACAGCAGTCTTTAGCAAAATACGGTTTAAAGTATGTTGTTGAAGAATACTTGCCTGCAAAAGTTGAAGACTCGAGTACATGGCTCCCATAA
- a CDS encoding adenylosuccinate synthetase, with product MTCTIVVGGQWGDEGKGKIISYLCKKDNPSIIARGGVGPNAGHTVEVDGEKYGIRMVPTGFPNVNAKLAVGAGVLTDPEVLIKEIKMLEKFNVGERILVDYRCGIIEEVHKELDKSNEHLSKEIGSTGTGCGPANVDRAMRTLKQGKDVESISNYLGDVSEAVNDALEAGDNVLIEGTQGSLLSLFYGSYPYVTSKDTNAASFAADVGIGPTKIDEVVAVFKSYPTRVGEGPFPTEMSLQEAENLGVVEYGTVTGRRRRVGYFDHELAKKVCRLNGATQIAITCLDKYDSDCYGITDYEKLSEKGKAFIKEVEEKVGVKVTLISTGPKLEQTIDVRNE from the coding sequence ATGACATGTACCATAGTAGTTGGTGGCCAATGGGGCGACGAAGGAAAGGGAAAGATAATAAGTTACCTCTGTAAAAAAGACAACCCTTCAATTATTGCAAGAGGCGGAGTAGGCCCTAACGCAGGACATACTGTCGAAGTAGACGGAGAAAAATACGGAATCAGAATGGTTCCAACCGGTTTTCCAAATGTTAACGCAAAACTTGCAGTCGGTGCTGGAGTTTTAACTGATCCTGAAGTTTTAATTAAAGAAATCAAAATGCTCGAAAAGTTCAATGTAGGGGAAAGAATTCTCGTTGACTACAGGTGCGGTATTATTGAAGAAGTTCACAAAGAACTTGATAAATCTAACGAACACCTTTCAAAAGAAATTGGATCAACGGGAACAGGATGTGGTCCTGCAAATGTTGATAGGGCAATGAGAACGTTGAAACAAGGAAAAGACGTAGAATCAATTTCCAACTATCTTGGAGATGTTTCAGAAGCGGTAAATGACGCTTTGGAAGCAGGAGATAATGTATTAATCGAAGGAACACAAGGGTCCCTATTATCATTATTTTACGGAAGTTACCCTTACGTTACTTCAAAAGATACAAATGCAGCATCTTTTGCAGCAGATGTAGGTATAGGCCCTACAAAAATTGATGAAGTCGTTGCAGTATTCAAATCTTACCCTACGAGGGTTGGTGAAGGACCCTTCCCAACAGAAATGTCATTACAAGAAGCTGAAAATCTTGGAGTGGTTGAATACGGAACAGTTACTGGACGGAGAAGAAGAGTCGGTTATTTCGATCATGAACTTGCTAAAAAAGTATGCAGGCTAAACGGAGCAACCCAAATAGCAATAACATGCCTTGATAAATATGATTCAGACTGTTATGGCATAACTGATTACGAAAAATTGTCCGAAAAAGGAAAGGCATTCATAAAAGAAGTTGAAGAAAAAGTTGGTGTTAAGGTAACTCTTATATCAACAGGTCCAAAACTCGAACAGACAATTGATGTTAGAAATGAATAA
- a CDS encoding protein translocase SEC61 complex subunit gamma codes for MAKEKTMNTEVQKSKLNTTLNGLKDFLQQCKRVLMISRKPTRQEYITISKVTGLGICLLGFVGFVIHVPITYLKALIKP; via the coding sequence ATGGCAAAAGAAAAAACTATGAATACTGAAGTGCAGAAATCAAAGTTAAATACGACATTAAATGGATTAAAAGACTTTTTACAACAGTGTAAAAGAGTTTTAATGATTTCAAGAAAGCCAACAAGACAGGAATATATAACAATTTCAAAAGTAACTGGTCTTGGGATATGCCTTCTTGGTTTTGTCGGGTTTGTAATACACGTGCCTATAACTTATTTAAAAGCATTAATAAAGCCTTAA
- a CDS encoding ArsR/SmtB family transcription factor: MAIEEYKYEYMAEVFKAFADPTRLMILELLSDNESMCVCKIIDELKKPQPTISHHLNILKKSGIIKARKEGTWNHYYIVNPKVREMISIMGGIVD, translated from the coding sequence ATGGCTATAGAAGAATACAAATACGAATATATGGCTGAAGTTTTTAAGGCGTTTGCTGATCCTACTAGATTGATGATTTTGGAGCTTTTAAGTGATAATGAAAGTATGTGCGTTTGTAAAATTATTGATGAATTGAAAAAACCTCAACCAACAATTTCCCACCACTTAAACATATTAAAGAAGTCAGGAATCATTAAAGCTAGAAAAGAAGGAACTTGGAACCACTACTATATTGTAAATCCTAAAGTAAGGGAAATGATATCTATTATGGGCGGAATTGTAGATTAA
- a CDS encoding CAP domain-containing protein, with the protein MAVTSANCGFDGCESTFSNVTYQNFNENYSNLFDNNHNLFFELNSPFKNNMGYKTFEVKAYAPLKKTSSKIDLLESRYVPVTTVDTSEDNTDTSSEDNTDTSSEDNTDTSSEDNTDTSSEDNTDTSSEDNTDTSSEDNTDTSSEDNTDTSSEDNTDTSSEDNTDTSSEDNTDTSSEDNTDTSSEDNTDTSSEDNTDTSSEDYVYLPSKITQSPKTSLYIIKTTPEPVVEEPVVEEPVVEEPVVEEPVVEEPVVEEPVVEEPVVEEPVVEEPVVEEPVVEEPVVEEPVVEEPVVEEPVVEEPVVEEPVVEEPVVYKNAQIEQYILEYTNMERSSYGLEALVLDSALSQISQDHSDDMAENDYFSHVNLDGETPTDRAIAADYNVVKYLGDGYYSTGIGENIAKMPTGNVIGIGYVSDDAESIAKAIVDAWMDSDGHRANILNSQYTNIGIGVAFDGTYYIATQNFY; encoded by the coding sequence TTGGCAGTCACTAGCGCAAATTGTGGCTTTGATGGATGTGAATCAACTTTTTCAAACGTAACTTACCAAAATTTTAACGAAAACTATTCTAATTTATTTGATAATAACCACAATCTATTCTTCGAATTAAACAGCCCTTTTAAAAATAATATGGGGTACAAAACTTTTGAAGTTAAAGCATATGCTCCATTAAAGAAAACGTCTTCAAAAATAGATTTGCTTGAATCAAGATATGTCCCAGTAACTACAGTAGACACTTCTGAAGATAATACTGACACTTCTTCTGAAGATAATACTGACACTTCTTCTGAAGATAATACTGACACTTCTTCTGAAGATAATACTGACACTTCTTCTGAAGATAATACTGACACTTCTTCTGAAGATAATACTGACACTTCTTCTGAAGATAATACTGACACTTCTTCTGAAGATAATACTGACACTTCTTCTGAAGATAATACTGACACTTCTTCTGAAGATAATACTGACACTTCTTCTGAAGATAATACTGACACTTCTTCTGAAGATAATACTGACACTTCTTCTGAAGATAATACTGACACTTCTTCTGAAGATAATACTGACACTTCTTCTGAAGATTACGTTTATTTACCTTCAAAAATAACGCAATCTCCAAAAACATCGCTATATATCATTAAAACTACCCCCGAACCAGTAGTAGAAGAACCAGTAGTAGAAGAACCAGTAGTAGAAGAACCAGTAGTAGAAGAACCAGTAGTAGAAGAACCAGTAGTAGAAGAACCAGTAGTAGAAGAACCAGTAGTAGAAGAACCAGTAGTAGAAGAACCAGTAGTAGAAGAACCAGTAGTAGAAGAACCAGTAGTAGAAGAACCAGTAGTAGAAGAACCAGTAGTAGAAGAACCAGTAGTAGAAGAACCAGTAGTAGAAGAACCAGTAGTAGAAGAACCAGTAGTATATAAAAACGCTCAGATTGAACAATATATACTTGAATATACTAACATGGAACGCTCTTCATATGGTCTTGAAGCGTTAGTACTTGATAGTGCATTAAGCCAGATTTCACAAGATCACAGTGACGACATGGCAGAAAATGATTATTTCTCCCATGTAAACTTGGACGGGGAAACTCCTACCGATAGGGCCATTGCAGCAGACTACAACGTTGTAAAATACCTCGGAGATGGATATTACTCCACAGGAATTGGCGAAAATATTGCAAAAATGCCTACCGGAAATGTAATTGGAATTGGATATGTTTCAGATGATGCTGAAAGTATTGCAAAAGCTATCGTGGATGCATGGATGGACAGCGATGGCCACAGAGCAAACATTCTAAACTCTCAATACACCAATATAGGTATTGGCGTTGCATTTGATGGTACGTATTATATTGCAACACAAAATTTCTACTAA
- the ftsZ gene encoding cell division protein FtsZ: MKFLKNIAQTDFLEPASEQLSDIDRELLELIEQSKARITVVGCGGAGNNAINRLIAESIDGARIVAINTDAQQLVKTHADHKVLIGKNLTKGLGAGGNPVKGEESAKENSEEVKKAVQDSDLVFVTCGLGGGTGTGSAPVVAEISKKVGALTVAVVTLPFSMEGKVRMSNAIEGLNKLKEVADTIVIIPNDKLLEIVQNVPLRTAFKVADEVLMNSVRGMVELVNNAGDIHVDFADVRAVMNNGGIAMMGIGESDSEKRAREAIQIALNSPLLCVDVDGATGALIHITGPEDMSLEEAKEIVSTVSDRLDEKATIIWGTTIDETLENSLRVLLIVTGTKSTGDYTVDVTKKRYLIDIPKI; encoded by the coding sequence TTGAAATTCTTAAAAAACATAGCACAAACAGATTTTTTGGAACCTGCTTCAGAACAGCTTTCAGATATCGATAGAGAACTACTGGAATTAATCGAACAGTCAAAAGCAAGGATAACTGTTGTAGGTTGTGGTGGTGCAGGAAACAACGCAATAAATAGATTAATTGCGGAAAGCATCGATGGAGCAAGAATCGTTGCAATAAACACAGATGCACAGCAACTTGTAAAAACTCACGCGGATCATAAAGTTTTAATTGGTAAAAATCTCACAAAAGGACTCGGTGCAGGTGGAAACCCAGTTAAAGGTGAAGAATCTGCAAAAGAAAATTCAGAAGAAGTTAAAAAAGCAGTTCAAGATTCCGACCTCGTATTTGTAACATGCGGACTTGGCGGTGGAACAGGAACAGGTTCTGCTCCAGTAGTTGCAGAAATTTCTAAAAAAGTTGGTGCTTTAACAGTTGCAGTTGTTACATTACCATTCTCAATGGAAGGAAAAGTAAGGATGTCAAATGCAATTGAAGGTCTTAACAAATTAAAAGAAGTTGCAGATACTATTGTTATTATTCCTAACGATAAATTGTTAGAGATTGTTCAAAACGTTCCATTAAGAACAGCTTTCAAGGTTGCAGACGAAGTTTTAATGAATTCAGTCAGAGGAATGGTTGAACTCGTAAACAACGCTGGAGACATTCACGTGGACTTTGCTGACGTTAGAGCAGTAATGAACAACGGCGGAATTGCAATGATGGGTATTGGTGAGAGCGACTCTGAAAAAAGAGCAAGGGAAGCAATACAAATCGCATTAAACAGCCCACTTCTCTGTGTGGATGTTGATGGTGCAACCGGTGCATTAATCCACATAACTGGCCCTGAAGACATGAGCCTTGAAGAAGCAAAAGAAATTGTTTCAACTGTCTCAGATAGATTAGACGAAAAAGCAACGATTATTTGGGGAACCACAATCGATGAAACACTCGAAAATTCATTAAGAGTTTTACTCATCGTTACAGGTACAAAATCAACTGGCGATTACACTGTTGATGTAACGAAAAAGAGATATTTAATAGATATCCCAAAAATCTAA
- a CDS encoding molybdopterin-guanine dinucleotide biosynthesis protein MobB yields the protein MIRVIGVIGRKDTGKTGLIANILKNLTGMSVATVKNSHMDLDVDSPDTDSYKLKQLADTSIFVTNKGSAFYYDRMHLKDILAKLDCDLVIVEGFKEDLIELNIPKILVTEGGRGAELKDNQTIMVIDDFKYDINEVTAQVLEKAIVPSYNLNCGHCGYNCKGFANLLASGEVKWNKCVMSTALTLIVDGKTIPVNPFVSDVIKNTIKGIVGTLKGTENPETISIKIEKK from the coding sequence ATGATAAGAGTAATAGGTGTAATCGGAAGAAAGGATACTGGAAAAACAGGTCTAATAGCCAATATCCTCAAGAACTTGACTGGCATGTCTGTTGCGACAGTTAAAAATTCACATATGGATTTAGACGTTGATTCCCCAGATACTGATTCATATAAACTAAAACAGCTTGCAGATACGTCTATTTTTGTTACAAATAAAGGTTCGGCCTTTTATTATGACAGGATGCATTTGAAAGACATCCTTGCAAAGCTCGACTGCGACCTGGTTATCGTAGAAGGCTTTAAGGAAGATTTGATCGAATTAAATATTCCAAAAATACTTGTAACTGAAGGGGGACGGGGCGCTGAATTAAAGGATAATCAGACGATAATGGTAATTGATGACTTCAAATACGATATAAATGAAGTTACAGCCCAAGTTCTTGAAAAAGCTATAGTTCCATCGTATAATCTAAACTGCGGTCACTGCGGATACAACTGCAAAGGTTTTGCAAACCTGTTGGCCTCAGGCGAAGTTAAATGGAACAAATGTGTTATGTCAACAGCACTAACATTGATAGTCGATGGCAAAACAATCCCGGTAAATCCATTTGTTTCCGACGTTATAAAAAACACTATAAAAGGGATTGTAGGAACACTGAAGGGTACGGAAAACCCTGAAACAATTTCAATCAAAATTGAAAAAAAATAA
- a CDS encoding transcription elongation factor Spt5 translates to MIFAVRTTTGQEKNVAESLASRAEKENLEVFSILATEDLKGYILIEAANKGALDELVRKSFKVKGIVPGETSVNELDHLLTPTKIIEHIDKGDVVELVGGPFKGERARVTRVDKHKEEITLELIDAAVPIPITVGIEQVKIISKQD, encoded by the coding sequence ATGATTTTTGCAGTAAGGACCACTACAGGTCAGGAAAAAAACGTTGCAGAATCTCTGGCGTCAAGAGCTGAAAAAGAGAATTTGGAAGTATTCTCAATCTTGGCAACCGAAGATTTGAAAGGATACATCCTTATTGAAGCTGCTAACAAAGGGGCTTTAGACGAACTTGTTAGAAAAAGTTTTAAAGTAAAAGGAATTGTACCTGGTGAAACCAGTGTAAATGAACTCGATCATTTGTTAACTCCAACAAAAATTATCGAACATATTGATAAAGGGGATGTTGTTGAATTGGTCGGAGGTCCATTTAAAGGTGAACGGGCAAGAGTTACAAGGGTGGACAAACATAAAGAAGAAATTACGCTCGAATTAATTGATGCAGCAGTGCCTATTCCAATAACTGTTGGTATTGAACAGGTTAAAATTATATCCAAACAGGATTAA
- the twy1 gene encoding 4-demethylwyosine synthase TYW1, with protein MIPEQIHNILRKQRYQIKEHSGVKLCGWVRKSFLEGKECYKSKFYGINTHRCVQSTPSVAWCQQSCIFCWRVLPKDLGLDSFESPKWKEPETVAEDILAMHKTVITGYKGILDRIGEEKYLEATKPKHVALSLSGEPTMYPYLDELIEVFHKKGMSTFLVSNGILTDVIEKVNPTQLYISLDAYDLESYKKICGGTKEDWDSILNTLDILESKKRTCIRTTVIRNINDNILKFKELFERANSNFIELKSYMNVGYSRKRLNLDDMVKQVELLEMGKILGENSIFEIEDDSPESRVVLLTNKNRKINPKIDFGF; from the coding sequence ATGATTCCTGAACAAATACACAATATTTTGAGAAAACAGCGCTATCAAATAAAAGAACACAGTGGCGTAAAACTCTGCGGATGGGTTAGAAAATCTTTTTTAGAAGGAAAAGAATGTTATAAATCAAAGTTTTATGGAATAAACACTCATCGATGTGTTCAGAGTACTCCTTCTGTTGCATGGTGCCAGCAATCTTGTATTTTCTGCTGGAGAGTTCTTCCAAAAGATTTAGGATTGGATTCTTTCGAATCTCCAAAATGGAAGGAACCTGAAACTGTTGCAGAAGATATCTTGGCTATGCACAAAACTGTTATAACAGGATACAAAGGAATTTTGGATAGAATTGGTGAAGAAAAATATCTTGAAGCAACAAAACCAAAACACGTTGCACTATCTCTTTCCGGAGAGCCTACAATGTATCCATACCTCGATGAATTAATCGAAGTTTTCCATAAAAAAGGAATGTCCACATTTTTGGTTTCAAACGGGATATTAACAGATGTAATTGAAAAGGTAAATCCAACACAGCTCTATATTTCACTTGATGCATACGATTTAGAAAGCTACAAGAAAATATGTGGTGGAACAAAAGAAGATTGGGATTCTATATTAAATACACTTGATATTTTGGAATCAAAAAAACGAACCTGTATTAGAACTACCGTTATTCGAAATATAAACGATAATATTTTGAAATTTAAGGAATTATTCGAGAGAGCAAATTCAAATTTCATCGAACTAAAATCTTACATGAATGTTGGATATTCAAGAAAAAGATTAAATTTGGATGACATGGTAAAACAGGTTGAACTTTTAGAGATGGGTAAAATTTTAGGTGAAAACAGCATATTTGAAATCGAAGACGATTCGCCTGAAAGCAGGGTTGTTTTACTTACCAATAAAAATAGAAAAATTAATCCAAAAATAGATTTTGGATTTTAA
- a CDS encoding 2-phosphoglycerate kinase: protein MTFDDNIRILVKDKEYDMPFSKGLLARSLTAAGMKPSASYTLARDIERELNEQNVLKISKDELRRRVYYTLINRDYEAIAEKYLLWRRILKKHSIIILVGGSSGVGTSTIAFELASRLGIPSVIGTDSIREVMRRSISKDLVPMLYESSYTAWTALRKSSWEEQDSKEMHLLGFERHVEPVLLGIESIIDRSLTEGTSVIIEGTHIVPGLMAEKYQEMPNVIFLNLTLSSEETHKKRFIARAKVSDRPLERYLENFEIIKEINQYIVEKSKENNLPVIENVSISDTVQKCLEIVTERFSNLNDEPIIDSDFY, encoded by the coding sequence ATGACGTTTGATGATAATATTAGAATTTTAGTAAAAGATAAAGAGTATGATATGCCCTTTTCAAAGGGTCTTTTAGCGAGATCGTTAACTGCTGCGGGAATGAAACCCAGTGCATCATATACTTTAGCACGCGATATTGAGCGAGAACTAAATGAACAAAACGTATTAAAGATTTCAAAAGATGAATTAAGACGAAGAGTATATTACACACTTATTAATCGAGATTACGAAGCAATTGCGGAAAAATACCTATTATGGCGAAGAATATTAAAGAAACATTCTATAATTATTCTTGTAGGTGGATCCAGTGGTGTTGGAACATCCACAATTGCATTTGAGCTTGCTTCAAGGCTCGGTATTCCAAGTGTTATAGGGACCGATTCAATAAGAGAAGTAATGAGAAGGAGTATTTCAAAAGATTTAGTACCGATGCTCTACGAATCTTCATATACTGCTTGGACTGCGCTTAGAAAGTCCTCATGGGAAGAGCAAGACTCAAAAGAAATGCATTTACTCGGTTTTGAAAGGCACGTTGAGCCTGTTTTATTGGGCATTGAAAGTATTATAGATAGGAGTCTAACTGAAGGAACCAGCGTTATAATTGAAGGAACACACATAGTTCCCGGTTTAATGGCTGAAAAATATCAGGAAATGCCAAACGTTATATTTTTAAACCTAACATTAAGTTCCGAAGAAACCCATAAAAAAAGATTTATCGCAAGAGCAAAGGTAAGCGATAGACCCCTTGAAAGATACTTAGAGAATTTTGAAATAATAAAAGAGATTAATCAGTATATTGTTGAAAAATCAAAAGAAAACAACCTTCCAGTTATAGAAAACGTTTCAATCAGTGATACCGTTCAAAAATGTCTGGAAATTGTTACAGAAAGGTTTAGCAACTTAAATGATGAGCCGATAATTGATTCAGATTTTTACTAA
- a CDS encoding 2,3-bisphosphoglycerate-independent phosphoglycerate mutase, which yields MKAVIFVVDGLGDRPDKNGNTPLKEAKTPVMDRMAKEGICGLMNSVDIGVRPGSDTAHLALLGYDPYTTYTGRGPFEACGVGVTVKSGDIAFRCNFSSVDENFIVTDRRAGRIENTSELEKELDGLKIDDVEIIFKESGGYRAALVLRGPGLSDKITDADPKKEGKKVKEIHPLDDSKEAKKTAEIVNNLLKIAYEKLDKHPVNEERRKQNLPVANMIVPRGVGQVPEIMQFTEKTGLKGACIAGTGLIKGIAKMVGLDVIDVEGCDGTPDSDFMAKACAIVKTLENYEFILVNVKGADEAGHDGNYELKKQVIEKIDEMLDYITKNISKDEVYFVLSGDHSTPIEEMDHSADPLPVVLWGKSVRVDDVEKFDEFSTYKGGLNWIKGVHVMPILMDLMGLAKKYGA from the coding sequence ATGAAAGCGGTTATTTTTGTTGTAGATGGACTTGGAGATAGGCCCGACAAGAATGGAAATACTCCATTAAAAGAAGCTAAAACTCCAGTAATGGACAGAATGGCTAAAGAAGGAATTTGTGGACTTATGAATTCCGTTGATATTGGGGTGAGGCCTGGAAGTGACACTGCACACCTTGCTCTTTTAGGATACGACCCGTACACAACATACACCGGAAGGGGACCTTTTGAAGCGTGTGGTGTTGGTGTTACAGTAAAATCCGGAGACATTGCATTTAGGTGCAATTTTTCATCAGTTGACGAAAACTTTATCGTAACTGACAGAAGAGCTGGAAGAATTGAAAATACATCAGAACTCGAAAAAGAACTTGACGGGCTAAAAATTGATGATGTAGAAATTATTTTTAAAGAGTCCGGTGGATATAGAGCAGCACTTGTTTTGAGGGGACCTGGATTAAGTGATAAAATCACCGATGCAGACCCTAAAAAAGAAGGAAAAAAGGTAAAAGAGATACATCCTCTTGATGATTCAAAAGAAGCTAAAAAAACTGCCGAAATAGTAAATAACTTGTTAAAAATTGCTTACGAAAAATTAGATAAACACCCTGTAAATGAAGAAAGAAGAAAGCAGAATTTACCTGTTGCAAACATGATAGTTCCAAGAGGGGTTGGACAGGTTCCAGAAATTATGCAGTTTACTGAAAAAACTGGACTCAAAGGAGCATGCATTGCAGGAACCGGACTTATCAAGGGAATTGCAAAAATGGTTGGTTTGGACGTAATTGATGTTGAAGGATGCGATGGAACCCCAGATTCTGACTTTATGGCAAAAGCCTGTGCAATTGTAAAAACCCTTGAAAATTACGAATTTATACTTGTAAATGTAAAAGGCGCAGATGAAGCTGGACATGACGGAAATTACGAACTTAAAAAACAGGTTATCGAAAAAATCGATGAAATGTTAGATTACATTACAAAAAATATTAGCAAAGATGAAGTTTATTTCGTACTCTCAGGAGACCACTCAACACCTATTGAAGAAATGGACCACTCTGCAGACCCTCTTCCAGTTGTTCTCTGGGGAAAAAGTGTTAGGGTTGACGATGTCGAAAAATTCGATGAATTTTCAACCTACAAAGGCGGATTGAACTGGATAAAAGGAGTACATGTAATGCCTATTTTAATGGACCTCATGGGCCTTGCAAAAAAATATGGTGCTTAA